A segment of the Desulfurococcus mucosus DSM 2162 genome:
ATGCGTCCGAGACCGGGCTCGGCGAGAATGTATCCTGAGACAGATATACCACCCATATATGTCACACCGGAACTAGTGAGCAAGGCAGGGGAACTAGTGCCAGAGCCCCCCGAGAGGAAACTCGAGAGATTTGTTAGGGAGCATGGTCTAAGCGTGGAGCTCGCAAAGGCTATTCTAGGGGATTTAAGACTGGATCTATACGAGAAGCTTGTGAAGAAGTATAGTGGAAGAATCCCCGCATCCGTGATAGCGTCAACACTAGTCAATGTGATACCATCACTGAGGCGTGATGGAGTACCAGTTGAAAACATAGATGACGACTCAATAGAGGGCGTCCTAGACATGGTGGCCAGGGGTGCGGTAGCCAAGGAGGCCATACCAGAAATCCTGGCTGGAGTCGCCAGGAATCCAGGAAAGCTGGTCGAGGACATTGTACGAGAGCTGGGCTTAAGCACCGTGTCCCTTGAAGAGCTGGACAAGCTTATAGATGAAGCAATCGCGAGGAACAGGGAAAAGATAGAGGCGAGAAGGGAGAAAGCCTTCCAAATAATTATGAGCGAGGTCATGAAGACTGCCAGAGGAAAAGTGGATGGTGGACTCGTGGCTGAAAGAGTGAAAGAGAAATTAAAGGGTTTAACCGTGTAATACTACACGGCGATGACGAGTACTCCCGTCAATGAATGATGATTAGAAGGCATTTGGCTGAGCAACCACTGTTTCCCTTCGCCCTGGATATTCACCCTCATCTCCTTCATGTTTACTCATATCCAGGGGCTTCCATCACCGCATAGTACGGGCGCCCCAAGCCCTTGAAACCCATCCAGCAACCATACAAAATAGAGGCAACCCGTAAACCAAGCTGCATGGAGAAAGATGACCCTTCACCAGTGCCACCGCTGGAAAGCTTAAATGTTGCGTGAGGAAATACCTATGGTAGTAGGCATGGATGATGTGAATCCCCGGTGCGAGCATCAGGCAATGAGCTCTATACGAGCGTGCTGACACCTATCTCCCGTAGACCTCTGCTTTATAGCCAGATGCCACTTATAGATATACTCTGGGACCTGGAAGATGAGGATCCTTGGCCGCACGGATACCCTGAGCAAGGGTAGGTGATGAGAAATGGTAGCCTCCGAAGTAGTTGAGGAAGCAATAGTTGAACTCCTCAGCCGCAACGGCTACAGGGTCTCGGTGAAAGACGTTGAGGAGAGAACCCTTAAGGGAGGTATATCCCGTGCTAGACTCATACACGGGGTGAAGAATAGTAGCGTGTTCATGGCTAGGATAAGCGGGGGAATCATTAAGCTGACACTCGTGATAAAACACCAGCTCGACGATGAGAGAGCATCTAGCTTGGAGGAGAAAGGGTGGCGGGTCGATGTAGCGGAGGATGAAACCATAGTTACGCTTAAAGTGGAAAACGCCATGGATGCGTCCTCACTAGGCGAGCTTATCCAAGAAGCCATCGCCTAAGCAATTCATGGGGAAGCATGGAATGATATTAGATGACACCCTAGCGGAGACCATAGCCCTGTTGAATAACGGTGTCAGCTTAGCAGAAGCCTCAAGGATGCTTGGCATCAGTAGGAGTCAGCTTTCAAGGCGTTTAAACACCTTGATGAAGAGGGGTGCTGTGCTCAAGTATCTGAATGTCTTCATAGACCGCCTGCATACACCGGTATCCGTGGTGATCTCGGAGGCCAAGCAGAAGGCGCAGGGACTCAGGTGTCTTATTGGAAGCCCGCCAACCGTGATATCATATTACTCTTACGCCGCCAGGCCTGTGACGATAAGCTATGTGAGGGATGACTACAGCGGGGTCGACGCCGGCTCCATAGTTGCAGGAACATGCAGAGCAGTGTTCTACGGTAGGATTACACAGGTATTGATACCCCTCCAAGAGGCTGAAGCCGTGAAGCCGCGCTTCAGGCTCATCGATTCAAGAGAACTTGTGGGGAGCCCTGCACCTCTGGATGAAGCCGATGAAATAATAGCACTAGAGCTGTTCAGGGTCTTCAACCCATGCACTATAACAGGTAACTGGAGGCTCAACGACCTGGTTAAAATAGTAGAGGGGAGTCTAGGTGCTAGAGATACCCGGCACCATATGGTCAGGCATGTCAACGCATTGACGCTTAGGAGATACGTGTATAGGGGTGACGGCGTGTACGCAGTGATACTTGTAGCCTCAGATACTCTTGAGACGCTTGCAACACTGCTAAGCCAGTTAAAGGAGTCGGGGATACTCATAGATGTGGAGCAAGTCAACATGATTGGCTCCAATCCCTTCACAGGGCTGATCCACGCATGGATATCGCCGTATAAGCTATACGAGCCTGAGAACGGGCATGAGTTCACTGATGGCGCATCCTACTCAATATACCCTGTCATCTCGGCTAAATAGGCTTCTAGATGGTTCGAACCCATCCATGCATCCACCATGCGTAGCCTCCGCCAAGGGATCCTTGAAGTTTAAATAATCTAAACCACCATTAAACACCTGAGGTGGTTTGCGATGAGCAAGGTGTACGATACGCTGGGCAACCTGAAGATAGGTAGCTTCATAGTGATCGACGGCGAGCCCTGCAGAATAGTCGAGATGTCCCGTGCAAAGACAGGGAAGCATGGCAGTGCTAAAGCCAACGTGATCGCGATAGGCCTCTTCTCCAAGGCCAAGAAGACGCTTGTAGCACCGGTGGACACGCAGGTAGAGGTGCCAGTCATAGAGAAACGCGTGGGTCAAATAATAGCTGACATGGGGACGATGTACCAGGTAATGGATATGGAGACCTATGAGACATTCGAGGTTGAAAAAGACGCTGTAGAGGAGGATGTGAGAAACAAGCTGAGCGTTGGCTCGGAAGTAGAGTACTGGGTTGTAATGGGTAAGAGACTCATAGTGCGTCCACGCTAAATATCATCAGGGATGAACACTGGTTTTTCCGCAATGCTCACTATAGGTATAGCTACACCTGGCTTCGGGTTTTTAGACAGCTCTATCTTTTCCTCACCGGTGCTCACAATAATGTAGTTTGCGTCCCCGACGCTTTCAGGGCTAGTCGAATAATAGTAGAAGACCGGGATACCATAGTACTTGTAGTAGTCGCGGAAAACCCCGAGGATACCCAGGTAGACCTTGTCTCTGTGTCTAAACCTTATTATATAGGTACTGAACTGCTGGGGTATCATTGTTGAAACAGCAAGCCTCACGAGATCGCCGAGGGATGCAACCCTTATCGGTACGACTTTCTCAACCTCGCTCACGCCGGCAACACCCATGTGAAACCCATGTGTCTCAAGGCTTAAAACAGCTTGCCTGCCTTCCTCCGTTTTCTCACATATCTCAGTAGGAAACCAAGGATCCCTGCTGCATCAACCCCGTGGTCAACGTGTTCCGCTGCAAGTATATCCCTGTATGGCACCGTCACCAGTCCGGGCGTGGCCTCGCTGTACATCACCACGAGCTCTCCCTGAGGATTCACCACCAGGGAGTTTAAAACATATCTGTCATCGTTGACTATGAAGATCCCGCCTACATGTAGAACCCATACCCCTAGTATCTGTGCAAGAGCCCTCACAATATCCACATAGTTTCTAACGGGCTTCAGGGGAGAGATCGTTGACACCACCATGTTGCAGCCCTGAGCCACACCCACCCTGCCCAGCTCGGGAACCACTATTTCATTGGAGACTAGAACCACGTACTTTAAGTAGTAGTCATTTAACACCGAGATCTCGTGTCCGGGTCTAATGCCGATCTTCTTCTCTTCGCTGGAGACCAGGATCTTTCTCTGCGAGACCGGCTCCTCCCCGTTCCCATAGGGCACGAACACTGATGAAATATAGTACCTGCTCCCCGCGCGCTCGATGAGGGCCGGGGAAATAATGTTCAACCCGTAGTTAGCCGACAGGTACCTGAGGGTTTTAAGGTATTGATGCTCACTGTCAACAGCGTACCTTCTACGGAGTTCCTCAGCCTCCATAATGTCCGAGTAGGCTTCGATGACCGGGCCGAAGGCGGCTGAGTACGGTATGATCAGGGTGTTCACATTTCTCTCGCTGGCGTAGAAAACTATCCTACGTAGATGGTTAAGGTTTATCCCGAACGCGTCGGTGACCACTGGCATATGGGCTATCCCAAGCCTTGAACCGGGAACCCCCTTGCCTAGTTCAACTAGCTTGAATCCCTCCGTGCTCAACTAGGTCACTTCTCCTCGGAACACTTCTCCCTATACATCTTCTCCAGTAGCTCGTTAACACGGTGATTCCCTATCACAGCCGTCGTAACCTCCCTATATATTCCCTCCAGTGCACTCTGGTATTCGACGGTGTTTTTACTGATGTCCTCCATTAACTCCTCCAGCCTCCTAGTGGTGTCGACGCTGACGACATTGCCGTAGTATTTCCCAAGGAAGTTAAACACGCTCCTACCTCTCTCAGTAGGTATCAGGGCCTTGACCTTCCCCGTCACCCTTACATATCCCCTATCGATCAATGTCTGCACGATTTTCGCATAGGTGCTCGGCCGCCCTATGCCCTGTTCTTTCATCCACCTTATGACGTCATGCGACCTCAACCTTGGCGGCGTAACTCTGTTCCCGTCATGTATCTCGGCTTCAACCCGTTCACCGGGTTTTAACCCGAGCTCCCTCCCCAGTAGTCTCACATTCTCGTATACCTCAAGGTATCCTTTCCAAACAGCCTCTGTGTATATCTCGGTTTCATAGCTACGATCCCCGATGTAGACCCTTAACACGAGCTTCCTGAGCTTCGCTGCCTCCATTTGGCTAGCGATAAACCTCCTGAACACGAGGTCGTAGAGCCTCACGTGATCCCTCGTCAACCTCAGAGGGAGGGAGAGCACGCCCTCCTTGACTAGTTCAACCAGTCTGTCCGAGTCTATCGGCCTGGTTGGACGTATAGCTTCATGGGCTCCGCCCTCACCCCATGTTCTAGGCTTGAAGTAATGGGGGGCTTTCTCCCCGTACTTGTCTTCAAGGTACTGTCTAGCTATCTTCACACCTGTATCGCTTACACGCGTACTGTCTGTTCTATGGTAAGTTATAAGGCCTGTTTCAAAGAGGTCTTGAGCTATCTCCATGGTTCTCGTAGCGGGTAATCCCAGGGTTCTTGATGCCTCCTCAAGAAGCGAGTCGGTTGTGAAGGGGGGCGGGGGATTCAACTGTACTTCCTCCTCGCTGACGACCTCCACCTCCACTGGGTGTGGACGCTTCTTAACGGTATCCACTATGCCCGCATTCTTAGCATCAATATAGGGGATTGAGACCTCCACTAAGTCCCCTATTCTCTCAATATATATCTTCATCCTGTAGACGTATCTCTCAGGCCTGCTACGTGCATCTGTCTCCTCTATAATGTACCCTAGTACCGGTGTCTGAACCCTGCCAGCACTCATGTTCCCGTTGGGTCTGCAACAAGTCGACTTCTCGACCAAGCCCCTCTTATGGAACAGGTATCTTAAACAGTAATCCATCCACGCGTACTTCTGAACCTTCTCGGAGAGCGAGAAACCCAACCATCTGTCATCTATTCTCCTGACGATCTGGGATTCAACAAGTCTAATGTCGAAGTCCCTGGGCTCCCTCAGCGCGTTGAGTATGGCTTTCCTCGTTACCTCGTGGAACTCTATTCTCCTTACCTCGTTTGCATACGGCTCCAGGAGCACCCTTAGATCCCAGGCGATCTTCTCTCCCTCGGCGTCGGGGTCCGTGCCTATGAAGACTACGTCAACCTCTTCAGCGAGCTCCCTAAGGGCCTTGATCACGTCGAGCTTCCTGATCACATGTGACTGCTTATTATCCATCTTACACCTGGGGCATTCAACCGTGTTTCCTCCAAGCTCCTCTGTGAACTGGTGTCCATTAGAACACTTCTTGATATCCGTGTAGACCGGTATGAACCTCCCGTCCACCCTTAACACGCCGTAGAGGGCTTCAGCCCCCTCGGCCTCCGGGAGGGATTTATCTGTCACCAGGTCGTAAACATGGCCAGCGCTAGCGGTTATCGATAAAACATAGCTTCCAATCGTCACCTCATAGACTTGGAGAATGTTCCCCACTATCCTCACGCTTGGCTTACCGAAGAAGCCTGCTATTGTTCTCGCCTTATTAGGCGATTCAACCACCATCAGCGCTGTCTTAACCGGCTCCACCCATGTTCCTGCAGCTGTACCACCCTTAATGACCTCTGAAACCCTTCTCCTCTCCTCCTCTATCTGCTTCATGAGCTCCTCCAGGTTAACCTGGCTCAGGGGAGTCATGGTGAAGTCCTCGAAGATCCATCTCATCCTCCTCACTAGGCCATTTAGGAGCCTCTTATCGTCGACTACCACTATTGAAAGCCCCTTTGTTATCCCTCCAGGATAGAGCCTTGAAGCCCTACCACTAGCCTGTATATATGTTGCTACATCCGGTATCAGCATGTAGTATTTATCATTCTCCTTCAATATCCCTACATCACCCAGGCCCGAGATCCTTTGCCATGTCTCCTCCTTGGAGAACTCCTCTGCAATTACCTTGTAAGCCTCAAACAGGGTGGAGAGCAATGGTGTTTCTTCAACGCTCTCACCCCTTATCTTCCTGGCTAATTCCTCCCTCAGCCTTAACACCGCGCCGGGACTCATTCTTCTAAGCCTGCTCGAAATCCTTCCGAGAAGCCTCTCAATAAGATCCCTCTTCTCCCCCTCGGCAATATCCCTTAGAACAGCGAGCACCCTGAGTATGTCTGTTGGTGAGAGGGCTTCAAGCATTGAGCTGAACCTGTGACGGGGAACACCCGCGAAGACCACGTACTTAACTCTCTCCGGGAGGTCTATGCCCCTAACCATGACACCGTAGTATGTTGCAACTCCAACAAGCACGTTCACGTCTCCTTTCGCAAACGCGTCGAGGAGCTCTATAGATGTCTTTGAGTGGAAAGCCTCCGCTCTCAACCCTTTCTCACGTAGCAACTCAACGATCCTCTCAGCGTATTCCACCCCCTTGTCAACGGGCACGAAGACCAGTACCCCATCCCTGAGAGTGAGCACCAGCTTGACTAATTCCTCCTCAATACCTCCCTGTGGTTCAACATATGAGTCCACGATGTTACGGATGGCCTCAGGCTTCGAACCAGCCTCGAAACCCATGAACACCTTGAAGAGCTTAGGGTACATCCCCCTTGGCCTACCTGTTGCACTATTAACGAGTAGCATCGTGTTTATCCTGCTCCTGACGCTTGAAACCTCGTTCTCGAGACCCCTGATCTCCTCCTCGAGTCTAGCCCTTTCCTCCCCGCTGGCCGCAACGAGTCGTGATCTAGCCTTGACGAGGGTCAACGCCTTCTCTATGTGCTCCTCTTCAACCCCTATGATGCCCAGTAGCCTTCTCACAGCTCTACCGCTCTTCAAGACGGCGTCAACGTCGTCCATAACGATGAGCCTGAACCCCTTACCCTTCAACAACTCGTAGTTTCTATGTATGAAAGCACTCGTCGTTAAGAGGATGTCGAAGCTGCCTTCCTTAAGCCTGTTCATGGCTGTCTCCCGGTCTCTTTTACCGAGGTGTCCATGTATGCATAGAATCCTGATGCAGTCACCGTTATCCCAGTTGTCGTTGCTACATATGCTTACACCGAGGTTCTCGGCGAAAGCCCTCAGCTTTCTCTCAGCTTGCAGAAGGAGCGGTGTCGTAGGGAAGACTAAGTAGGATCTCCAACCACGTGGATCCCCCTCCCTCCTAGCCCGCTGCGTTATGTATAGTGCTGTTACAAGCGAGAAGACTGTTTTACCCATCCCGGTTGGAGCAATAATACTGAATGAGAGGCCCTTTAAGACGCGTCTAGCCCATGTCTTCTGCGCACTCCACATCTTGAAGCCTGTGGCCTTCTCGAAGAAAGCCTCGAAATCCCTCAACATCTCCTCTCTTTTAACGAGCTCCCTCAAGGCCCCCTCACGGCTTGACTCAGCGTAAAGCCGGAGGAGTTGGAAGCGATCGATTCCCCCACGCTTTCCCGCTAGTTCCACTATGCCTCTGAATTCCTCATCCCTCAGGCACTTCTCACACGGCGCCTTAAAGATGAGCCTATAGTCGCTTATCGGACCACCGCAGTTAGGGCATGCATGACGGTAAACACCATGGGTTTTAAACCCGTCGGGTAAGCTGGGTGAACCGGGTAAATCAGGCAAGCATTATTCACCATTGATTTAAAAAAGGCCCAATCAAAGTATTTTAAGCCTTCGCCTACCTCGATTCCCGCCTCGAGACATATATGTCTAGCATGAACCCTGCCAGAAGCACTAGTGTTGACACGGTGAGCACCCATAGGGATGCCGGGACACCAGCGTAGACCGAGGTGAAAGCCCTGGAACCCCTGTTTAGAAGGGTGCTGGCCACCGCTACGGTCTCCCCGGTTGCAAGGGATAGCAAGGCAGCCGTCCTAGCGTGGGAGCCTACATGCCTGGCTAGATACAGGCCTATGGCTGTGATCGGTGCTAAGGGTAATAGGTATACTGATGTCATCACGCTGAGATCAACTATGTAGGCGACCCTGGCATAGGCGAGGAAGGAGGATAACGCTATGATCACCAGGCTCACAGCGTTGAGCAGTGCCAGTTGCCTTCTAGGCGAACCAATAACCTCCCTGTAAATGCTGCTTGCAACGGCGTGAACTATACTGTTGACTGTTGATACGGCTGCTGCAACTATCGATACAGCTATCAAGGAGCCTACGAAGGGGTTGAACAACCTAATCAGGTATATGGTTACCTCGTCACGTTTGAGGTTAGCTGGGATGAACCCGGCCTCGGCAAAGCCCCTGGCTAGCAGTCCAGCTGTAACAGCTATCAACGTGTACAGCAACCCGTAGAACGAGAATAATGCCACGCTCCTCCTGTATGCTGCCTCATCGCGCTGGATATACAGCCTCATGACTACCTGCGGGTTTGTCAGTGCGAAGAATATCCATGGCACGGTGTAAGCCAGGAAGACATGGGGGGTCCAGAAATCGGTGAGTCCAAGGTAACCTTTCTCACCGACTAGGGCAATGGCCTGGGATGGCGAGGCTCCAGGGAGCCACGGGGCTGGCAGCATTAGCTGTGTTATGTAGAGGAGGCCGCCGGTCAACATTAGGATAGCCTGGTAGAGGTCGGTTGTCGCAATACTCCACATTCCGGCGAACAATATCCATAGATATGCGACGGCGGCGCTTACCAGGGTCCCCGCGACTGGGTCGAGCCCTGCGTACGTGAATACAATGGTTAAGCCCTGTATCTGTGCAGCCACATATGGTATCATCGTGAACAAGTAGAGGCCGGCTACAAGTATGCCTAGAAGCCTCGAGGAGTATATGTCTCCTAGCATTTGTGAAGGAGTTATCCACCCCTTCTCCCTGGAAAGCCTCCATATCTTGAAGCCTATTGTTGAGAGAATTATCACTGTCACCAGTAAGTAGAGTAGCTCGAATCCCAGCGCCCCTACACCCGTGGAGTACGCTAGCCCAACTAGTCCAAGCATCATGAAAGCACTATATGTTGTAGCGGCATAGGTGCCGAAGCTAACCAGGCTCCCGACTCTACCGCCAGCTATAATGTAGTCCCTTGCATCCTTGATCCCCATCTTCCTGGAGAAGTAGGCTATGATCGTACCCACCAGTATGTATAGCAGTAGGAGTGCGACGAACATGTTCACTGCTGAACCCTCCTCAGATACACTATTGATGCAGTAATCCATGCGAGTGTTAGCAGCGTCCAGAACAAGAAGAGCTCTAATCCACGTGAATTCCTCAGGAAGACATATGGTACAACGTAGCTTGAGAGTATTGTGATCAAGCTACCCATAGTGTACAGCCTCTTCACGGTGATCACCGAACATATGTTCGATTAGAAATATATTGGGGCAAACCTTATAAACCCTGCTGGAGAAGGGACAGGGGATGGGAAGGGATCTACGCAGAGCACTACTAGAGCTCCTATCAAGCATGCAGGGCAAGGAGGTGCCGCAATCATATCTACACAGAGCCCTTAATGCCTCCAAGAGCAGGATTAGCGAGATACTCAGCGAGCTGGAGAAGGAGGGGTTGATAGAGAGGCGTGTCATCGGGAGGAGCAAGATAGTTTACGTTAAAGAAGGCTTAGTGGAGGCACCGATCACCAGGAGCTCCAGGGTTCTCAGGTTGGGCATAGTTTACTCAAGCGAGTATCTTTTCCTCGGGTACTTCGCAAGCAGGATGAATGAGAAAGGATACAGGGTTGAGATCAGGGTGTACAGGGACGGGCTTGAAGCGACACGCTCACTAGCCGAGGGAAGAATAGAGCTGGCTCTGTCACCGCTAGTAGGGCAACTATACATGTACCCCCTCTACAGATCCTACAGGGTGATAGCGGGAGGCATGACCGGGGGCTTCAAGATCCTGGGTCCGAGCGGTGAATCACCCTCAGCGACACTCGTGTACTCCAGCAGGCTCAGCACCATGGACTATGTGAGAAGCGAATACGTGGAGAAGGCGGGGCTTGAAGGCAGTGTTAAAACAATGTACTTCAAGAACCCTGAGGCCGTGGCCAATGCGAAAGGCTACGTGGTCATATGGCATCCCTTCTACCGTATCCTAGAGGAAAAAGGCCTCAGGGATCTAACCGGTAAGGCCGGGATCGAAGTAGGAAACTGCTGCACCCTCGCAGCCTCCAACACTCTTAGCGATGAAGTGATTGCACTTGTAAGGGATGCATACATGGCATCGATCAGCGAGTACTCTAGGAACCCGTACAGATTCCTTGAATACTACTCCGCCGTAACCGGAATACCGGTATCAATACTCAGGGAAGCCGTATCAGCATACAAGCCGTCGCCATACATAGATGGGGAAACCGTTAGAAGAATAGTGGCAAAGCTGGGGAGAAGCGTCCCGGATCAAGCCCTGTACACTGAACCCCTCGCCAACCATGATGCAGGGTTTTAAACACCTCCTGTAATTAATTACCCAAGGGCATTATGTTCGAGGTCAAAGTGGTTAACAGGAAGTATGCGCAAGCCGTTCTCACAACTCTACGCGACAAGAATACTAGCCAGATAGAGTTTCGCAAGGGGCTTGTAAGGCTCGGAAGGATCCTTGGCTTAGAGTTGATCGAGGACTTCGAGTGCGAGAAAACGGTTGTCGAAACCCCTCTTGGAGCCCGGGTCGATGGCTGCAGGATAAAGGATCTCGACAACATAGTGGTCATCACGGTGTTGAGGGCCGCGTGGCCCTTGACTGAGGGATTGATAAAAGTGCTCTTCACAGCTAAGCAAGGGGTCGTAGCTGCCCGACGGGTTGAGGAGAAAGGCATGAAGGCTGGCTCCTTTGAGATAGAAATATCATATGTTAAAACACCGAGGATCACTAGCAGGGATGTAGTGGTCATAAGCGATGTAATGGTTGCCACAGGGTCAACCCTCGTGAGCGTGCTGGAAAAGCTCAGGGAGAAGGGGATCGCCAAAAGGTACTATGTTGCATCAGTCATCACGACACCGCACGCCATAGGTAGGTTGAAGAAGTATGCTGAGGAGGCTGGAATAGACTTGAAACTATACACAATAGCGATCGATCCTGAAATCGATGAAAAAGGCTACATAGTGCCGGGCCTCGGGGACGCAGGAGATAGAGCATTCGGCTCTTGATCAAATACCCTGGTAACCCACTCCATATCCAGCTTTTTATACCTCTCAAGGCTCCCCACGTCAAACCACTCCCCGCTATAAATATATGCTTTAACCCTGTAACCATTGTTGATCAACCATGGCACAAGGTTCCCCATGAAGTCGAAATCCCTTCCAAGCTCCCTCTCAAGGCCCTCTGAGAAAACCCGGAGCTCCGCCACGGCTACACCTATCGTTGCATTTATATCCAGCTCGGGCTTCTCCCGCATCTCAACCACATTGTAATCGTTATCCACCTTCACAACTCCAACCGGGACCCTATACCTGTTCGTCACCACAAGCGTTAGATCGCTCCCAGCCCCACTATGATACCTTAAAAGGTCGGGTACATCTAGGGGTGCGAGGATGTCTCCGTACCATATGAGTGCCCTACCCTTGATCAATCCATCCCGGTACGCCTTCAGTATGGCGCCACCAGTGTTAGAGTATCCTCCCTCCTCATCTATAGAGTATGTAATACTCACATCGAACCTGGAGCCGTCCCCGAAGTAATTATAGATGTATCTCCACTTATAGTTGACGAGGAACACTATGCGGCTCACCCCGTGCCTCCTAAGCCACTTCACAACCAGCTCGAGCACCGGTTTCTCATTGTTTCCAACGGGAATCATGGGCTTGGGTATAATCTCCGTGTAGGGGCGGAACCTCTCACCCTGCCCCCCGGCAAGCACGACGGCTGTAACGTCTCCCTGCAATAAGGTCACCACCAGTAAATTTACCGTGGTTAAACTATATAACTCTTCTGGCAAGCCCGTGGAATCAATACGCAAACACCGTGAAAGCTACCATACCTTTCACATAGACCTCGATAAGCATTGCGAGCCGTGAACCCATGGCATCCAGAGAGCCCTTCGCCCCAGAGGATAGAGTGCAGTGCCCTCCAAGGGCTTCCGCCTCACTCATTCCTCGCAGGCTACCGGTATAGGGTTATGAGCGTGGTTGAGCCCGGCGATACTGAACCCTGTCCACGGGAACAGGTTCCATGTGACTTGGAACAATACCCTCATCACCTAGGCAGGCTTTGAGGAGGCCCCAGCATGCTGCAACATCACGGTACCATAGCCCACCACCTTCACTACACCCACCTCTCCTTGAACTATTACAGATGTAAACCCGGGGAGATGCAGGGGAACCAGTGAACCCCCTAAACGGGAGCCCCCACCCTTTTAGGGCGGAGAGGAGGTCAGATGGGATACCAGCACACGGAGCTCTCCAGCTTTCTCCACTCTAGCCTCCTGAAACCCTAAAGATGCCTGGAGTATCCTGTGACGCGAATGCTATCCCAGGCCTTCTTAATAATGTTGGTCGCTGCACACTTACAACTGAAGGCCTCGTCCTTTAGGGCTGGAAGAAGACTAGTGCTTGCTCCCCAGTCTTAGAATGTATTCCGCTATGTATTCTCCCCCGTTGCTGTATCTGGGTGCCTTCATCCCCCTGGCCTCCTCTATTGCCTCAGCCAGCCTCGCCGGGTCTACTTCCTCGAGGTATACAGCGTTGAGTTTTTCGGCCAGCTTAGAGGAGTCGCCCCGTGGAGCCGCCAATGTATGCCTCGGTGAGTAAACCATTACAACGGGTTTACCGTAAGCCAATCTCGCTGTAAGCGCGGTTGTACCGGGGTAATGGGTCACCACTAGGCTTGCACCAGCTATCCACCTATGTATGTCACTCGTGTACTGGAAAACCACCCACTCAGGGTGTCCCCTCCTATAGGGTTCTGGATCCACGTCCCCGGTCTGCATAACGACCCTCTTCAACCCAAGCCTGCTGATAGTATCGAATAGTGTTCTATGCCCAAATGTACCGGTTGAGACAAGTATGTAGCCCTCGTCTCTAGGCTCGTAGAGAGGGGGCTCATACACGGGTCCCGAGACTATGCCTTTCCCGTAGAGGTTCAACTGCTCCTCCCAATGGAGGAATACCTTCGCACCCAGCCTGTACAGGGTGCTCACCGCCCTGGATCTCTCTGTGAACCTTGCTACATCCTCTATTGTTAGAATCATGGATCCCGCCAGCATGCATGTAAGAGATGGGGGAATAGAGAAGTTTGAGCCTGATGCAAACACTACGGTATACTTGTTCCGGCACACCCTGATCGACTCCTTCAACGCCTGGATCCACCTGGGTAGCCCCCTGTATATTGGTTCAGCTGGTTTCCTAGGCAGTGTCATCTCTATCACTCTGCCCAGCCTCATCATTCTCTCTCTAACCCAGCTGTATCCCCTAGGTACAAGTATGTCTAGTTCGA
Coding sequences within it:
- a CDS encoding translation initiation factor IF-5A, producing MSKVYDTLGNLKIGSFIVIDGEPCRIVEMSRAKTGKHGSAKANVIAIGLFSKAKKTLVAPVDTQVEVPVIEKRVGQIIADMGTMYQVMDMETYETFEVEKDAVEEDVRNKLSVGSEVEYWVVMGKRLIVRPR
- a CDS encoding nitrilase-related carbon-nitrogen hydrolase, which produces MSTEGFKLVELGKGVPGSRLGIAHMPVVTDAFGINLNHLRRIVFYASERNVNTLIIPYSAAFGPVIEAYSDIMEAEELRRRYAVDSEHQYLKTLRYLSANYGLNIISPALIERAGSRYYISSVFVPYGNGEEPVSQRKILVSSEEKKIGIRPGHEISVLNDYYLKYVVLVSNEIVVPELGRVGVAQGCNMVVSTISPLKPVRNYVDIVRALAQILGVWVLHVGGIFIVNDDRYVLNSLVVNPQGELVVMYSEATPGLVTVPYRDILAAEHVDHGVDAAGILGFLLRYVRKRRKAGKLF
- a CDS encoding helix-turn-helix domain-containing protein, producing the protein MILDDTLAETIALLNNGVSLAEASRMLGISRSQLSRRLNTLMKRGAVLKYLNVFIDRLHTPVSVVISEAKQKAQGLRCLIGSPPTVISYYSYAARPVTISYVRDDYSGVDAGSIVAGTCRAVFYGRITQVLIPLQEAEAVKPRFRLIDSRELVGSPAPLDEADEIIALELFRVFNPCTITGNWRLNDLVKIVEGSLGARDTRHHMVRHVNALTLRRYVYRGDGVYAVILVASDTLETLATLLSQLKESGILIDVEQVNMIGSNPFTGLIHAWISPYKLYEPENGHEFTDGASYSIYPVISAK